Proteins encoded within one genomic window of Camelina sativa cultivar DH55 chromosome 19, Cs, whole genome shotgun sequence:
- the LOC104763912 gene encoding uncharacterized protein LOC104763912: MASFVAAPISLSGDSHVKAHCLLSTNLNPIRKSSTLTVRTKSNRSHKLSVSAGYREGSRGGGSSDFVTGCLLGSAVFGTLAYVFAPQIRRSLLNENEHGFKKPEQPMYYDEGLEERREILNEKIGQLNSAIDNVSSRLRGGSGSGKNSSSQSVTVETDAEAEATA, from the exons ATGGCGTCCTTCGTAGCAGctcctatctctctctcag GTGACTCTCATGTCAAAGCACACTGTTTGTTGTCTACAAACCTTAATCCGATTCGCAAGAGCTCTACATTGACTGTTAGAACAAAATCGAACCGCAGTCACAAACTCTCGGTTTCTGCAGGCTACCG TGAAGGAAGCAGGGGCGGTGGAAGTAGTGATTTTGTTACGGGTTGTCTTCTAGGAAGTGCTGTGTTTGGTACTTTGGCTTATGTCTTTGCTCCACAg ATCCGAAGATCGTTGCTGAACGAAAATGAACATGGTTTCAAGAAACCAGAGCAGCCGATGTACTACGATGAAGGCCTagag GAGAGAAGAGAAATATTGAATGAGAAAATCGGCCAACTGAATTCAGCCATAGACAATGTTTCATCGCGTCTGAGAGGTGGAAGCGGAAGCGGCAAGAACAGTTCTTCGCAGTCTGTCACCGTTGAAACCGACGCAGAAGCAGAAGCTACTGCATGA
- the LOC104763914 gene encoding uncharacterized protein LOC104763914, with the protein MEDNNPPKDYYKILEVDYDATEEMIKLNYRKLALKWHPDKHNGDTVATSRFQEINEAYNVLMDPALRFEYDLTGIYEIHKYTLREYLARFKGMILTCNGLGISHSSSPWTQQLAEGNITQQMSKDTV; encoded by the exons ATGGAAGATAACAATCCTCCCAAg GATTACTATAAGATCCTAGAAGTTGATTATGATGCAACTGAGGAGATGATCAAGCTGAACTATCGGAAGCTTGCATTG AAGTGGCACCCTGATAAGCACAATGGTGATACTGTGGCTACTTCGAGATTTCAAGAGATTAATGAAGCTTATAATG TGCTAATGGACCCTGCTTTACGTTTTGAGTATGATTTGACCGGTATTTACGAGATTCACAAATATACTTTACGG GAATATCTGGCTAGATTTAAGGGAATGATACTTACTTGCAATGGACTCGGCATCAGTCACTCCTCATCACCATG GACACAGCAATTGGCGGAAGGCAATATAACACAACAGATGAGCAAG GATACTGTATAA
- the LOC104763915 gene encoding putative gamma-glutamylcyclotransferase At3g02910 — translation MGLETMTPAKQTTTTTLVFTYGTLKTGFSNHVLMQDLIRSGDASFIGVYKTLDKYPLVCGPYRVPFLLNKPGSGHHVTGELYAVSPRGLSRLDELEGISRGHYVRQPIRLSAGEEEDEGEDRDTEPSLVEAYYAHKSYEEELWRRNRGRSFGAYTENEARGYVKRKDRPQHLSFLDHIRIFVSSPSD, via the coding sequence aTGGGACTCGAAACAATGACGCCGGCGAaacagacaacaacaacaacgctTGTGTTCACGTACGGAACTCTGAAGACAGGATTCTCGAACCATGTCCTGATGCAAGATCTGATCCGATCGGGAGACGCTTCTTTCATAGGTGTTTACAAAACCTTAGACAAATACCCTCTCGTCTGCGGACCTTACCGAGTGCCTTTCCTCCTCAACAAACCTGGATCAGGCCACCACGTGACCGGAGAGCTTTACGCGGTTTCTCCTCGCGGTCTCTCTCGTCTCGACGAGCTCGAAGGGATCAGCCGCGGTCATTACGTAAGGCAGCCGATCCGTCTCTCCGCgggtgaggaggaagatgagggAGAAGATCGGGATACAGAGCCGTCTTTGGTGGAGGCGTATTACGCGCACAAGAGCTACGAGGAGGAGCTGTGGAGGAGGAACCGTGGGAGATCGTTCGGCGCGTATACGGAGAACGAAGCGCGTGGGTACGTGAAACGTAAAGATAGGCCTCAGCATCTTAGCTTCTTGGATCATATCCGTATTTTCGTATCTTCTCCATCtgattga